In Vicia villosa cultivar HV-30 ecotype Madison, WI unplaced genomic scaffold, Vvil1.0 ctg.000402F_1_1, whole genome shotgun sequence, the DNA window tgataacgaaataatttattcaagacaaacatatgcaatgcactgataatgattattaaaacagataatgtctatcataatttcaatgtttaaacaaacaggaaaagaaATCGCAAATGaaggtaaatctaatgatctaaaaagttcatccttctagccatccacagtattagcactcttgttgtgattaggcatgggagcagtgatcacgttaggagttgcaggaggatcgaacttgatttccccggcatcgatcatgtcttggattttgttcctcaatgtccagcagctattcgtgtcatgaccaggactatcagagtggtatgcacacctcatattaggattatagcttcgagcagaagtgctaggattcttagggggatcctttagagtgatcaactttaacttcaacaggtgttgtagtgcttgagccagtgacatattgatctttgtgaactgacgcctaggcgtgTCTTGCGTGCTTTGACGACTTCTCTGAGGTGTTGGTGTAAAGAtcaaaactgccccaacagattgaccaTGGTTATTATTTGAATCTGACTTCCCACTAAGaggcttctttgtagtacctgaggatgtagcagcttgaatcttaccacttcggatgccattctcaacgcgttccccagtcagtataagctcagtgaatccagatgacgaacttcccagcaaatgactatagaaagggccagtcagtgtattcataaacatatctaccaactctctgtcagtcaaggaaggtttgactcttccagctagatctctccatttctgagcatactccttgaaactttccttaggtcccatagacatgctttgtagttgcatgcgagttggtgcgagatcggaattatattgatATTGTTGGTAAAAGGCAACCatcaaatcttcccaggtacggatgttagtactttccagttgatagtaccattcgagttgagttccagataagctttcctgaaagaaatggatccagagcctttTATCaacagtgtgaggctgaatcttccttacataagaccttaagtgcatcttgggacatgagactccatcatacttagcaaaggcgggagttttgaattttggaggaataacgaccccaggaacgagtccgaactcttcaaaatccagcccaggtaccttctgaatttccacgcttctcagacgctcttctaacatcttgtatttgtcatcgagatgttcgtcctcatggtaatagtcctcttcttcttcagagagtttggcagaatcgtggttactttttgcgtcagttttgacactagcatcatcatcttgctcatcctcatcactctcttcagaggtttcagcatccctgagttgcaagatcggtctaagctttttcactcgagtcttcttaccctctttgggaatttcagcttctccaacctttttgagagggcctttgaacctttTTCCCAGGTTGATAACActtttaggtttcttggtcttcttttccttcttagtcagaagggttttcagctcatcttgccccttggacaaattcaggatcaaggcttggaattcagcattttgagcttggagatccttaactgattgttcgagattcatgatgctgaaataaacagcgacgATAGATGAGAGactcattgtaagaaacctgttatgcaatgttatgaatgcaaatgcaatgttctcaaggatctttgggaatttagttagcaacattagaaatgatttggtcgcgtctttgtctgaagaaatctgaactttgtctttgaacgtctttctttgagaatcaagctcaccatatcgagtgggtcatcgcctctgattcgggatacttctgaattttgaagatacatggctagaggaaaataaatcctcttgccccttgataggcatcgagtctctgaattggaaggtatatggccagaggaaaataaatcctcttgccccttgataggaattcagcccttgataagagtacctgaaattgcgcgccctaaattcctaagatccttgaaagggttagttaattatgttatgcttatgatgtcatgatgttatgcgaatgcagttcgttagacttaatgcgagatggtaaggacaaacaagtcctttcaacaaaacctgcgaggaaatgagggttagtagtaaacacaaacaagtcacacaagtcacgcaagtcacacaagtcatacaatttttggcttaaggcttgcatggagtctgatcaggtgtccttcccaagggtatttctatggataaggagatttcagcaacgggttctaccaagtgactcagaattgtcagtcccctctaaagcaccctcgaacatggtacatgcataccacgcaatgatactttaagaagaaacctatctgagctgtagtatcgggtagcgaccataacttagcatgcaccaagaatagccctcccactacgttcctaaaagtcaggatgggttaaaggtgactaaaggtccttgagctccgacgcacccaaagatacatgcataaacctctctcatgcaaaagaggtacacaataaccagtggaggcctaactcaagtgcgaacttcattttgaccaaccccaagcatgcacaagggggtctccatgactatgccgctcctaatcttaagtgttcttgaatccgggaataggattcgtccttcaattttcccaaaacagccctgaaaaataaaacaagcaaagcaaacaatagaaaacatttaaggtgaatcctaaacttttaaggtaacccctcttttatcgaattttttccccagcagagtcgccagttctgtaatacggtgaactgactttttatcgatcaaaatgtcgcggtaagcaagagtcgccaccgacttttattttatccaaacaatattcggaaaggcaaaaagaaacagaaaaaacctttttaaagaaatctaagttcggggggtaatttatgcaaagggaaggtgtaaggcaccctttgcatccatggttttccatgggctcttaattgctttgcttgctcgtttgtttagaaaatgtagatgaaagagatagggactttagctcgtaaatgagcgtagcccttttgaaaaattatgagaaagaatataatgaaagtttgagcattgcaaggcaattaggggcaattaccttaaactcagatgataggtctctttttagcctttcagaatgaaagggtctatccttgccataagagggcaggaagcctttcgtttggaggttgaagggtcatcgaagcatcctttgccataagactgtcccatgccatagaagggcaggtagtctaaggcaaggatcagaataagccatttcgtaggcaaccagaagatacctcagcctttttccctaggcaacatccgagggtcgaggtcatttgtgtatcgaaggcagcatcatttagggtcgcgacctttttatcgaggcaacatggctgaggtatcttcgaattcgagggacatggcttattctgcaaaaacacaaaggcaacaggcaacaaggcaacaaggcaacaaggcaacagagagggttaccccaaaagggtgcgtgtgtgcaacaatcacgtgattatattcagatatttatcttttaattagttattctaattcagtttaaggcttgcactccctaagattactaaccacgcagtatataaagcaataaaagggGCGGGAAAtcgtaaccagcggatcccttatcagggtttgacacaagtaataataaaagaagagatttagggtttagggttaccaacaacgtagctttggcaattgacaaaccctgaaaaggagaaagaaaagacagaaaacagagagtgagtgcattatcggttcgaaggcgaacttcaTTAACCATAAAAaggaataataaaattaattaggtaACAATCCAAGGAGCTTTTGACCCCCTAATTAGGTAACAATCCAATGATTTCTGGGATACCATGAATACAAGGCCATATGTAAACATTACAAATTTAAAGAAACTCACTATCAAAAACCATTATGTATTCATCTTTGATTTATAAAACACTGGTAAAAATTCTTCAATGCAAGCACTCATCATTCTTTCAGAAGGgctttttttttaaagtatttaaatgaCTATTTTTTAATATCCTTAGTAAAAGCAATTGTCTATTTGATATCAGTGTTGTTAATATCGGATCGCGGAAAATATCGGATCACCAAAAACCCGATATGAGAAATATCGGATATCGTAACGGGCAAATAGCGGAAATCACAAAggcgattaaaataaataattatatataaaataaaacatgaaacacatataaaagctaataacataaacaatttttaaaaaagtttactTAAGATTAAACTGAAAATGTCAAATTCTAACAACCAAATAGTTCAAACTTCAAAATCAAAATGACttaaaacttaaaattaaatagttaaaactttaaaataagtaATAACTAATAGTTCTTCTAAGCATAACTAGTGATAAAGGTCTAGTTATTCCCCAATCTAATTATTCTCCAACATAATCCTGTTTATGATGATGGAGGCACTATGACTCCTATAAGTCCTATATATAATCACACCAACTAATATTACCTCTTCACGTTCACTTCTATTTTCTTGAGACTACCAAGATTATGTTAATATCTATACTGCTCTCCACTTTATTATTACTTCACCTCTTCAAATTTGCACTTGATTACTGTGCACCTCTTCATAGCCTACTTACTAATTATTACTGTCCACCTCTTCGTAGCCTACTTTTACCTTCCACCTCTTCACattcaatatttcaattattttttaatataacttattaaaaaaatgatcaGAAAAATATAAATTCTGATATGAAATTCAAAACTGGTATACCGGTATACCAGAAAATGGTCGATATGCGGAGCGTGGCAAAGTTGAAACGGAATATCGGATCTCGTATCGGATAGGCAAATTCCGATATGAAAAACCGGTATATCGGCGATATAACCGATATTTGACAACACTGTTTGATATAGCACACAAATTATCAAATATTTGCTGCCTAAAAGTATATCAGAtagataaatataatttatatatgagATGCTTAAAAATACTGTAGCAAATACAAGCATAGAAAAAATATacctaaatttttaaaaaattgattttttacagAAAATAAAAAACTGGTTTTGAGGAAAACCAGTTTTAAactgattttttattaaaaactggTTTTTATGAGAAACCGGTTTAGAACTGAACCGATCCACATGTAAaccggttttaaaaaaattaaccaattttaaagaaatggatccaaaccaaaccatatatatggttcaatttggtttggttattgatccatgcacacccctacttGTACATAAATATTTTGGACAAATAATTAGGAAGAATATTTTTCACTTAAAGACTATGTCTAAGAAAAGTAAGAAAGTAATGCAAAATTTCTAATGCATTATTCATTagctataaaatataatttcatGATCATGCCTAATTAGATTATTATCTATAACACCACTTGGTCTTAACTTAATATCCTTCCACCATAACATataaattcaagatcaacaatgtGTGTTACTAgtgttaaatatttttagatcCTTACTCCAAAATGTTGCTTGAAAGATGAGATTGTCCTCATATATTTATACACTCAACAACCTCTAAACCTAAGTAATGTGAGATTttaaacaaactccaacaacacaaATACATATTAACACCCACCCTCACGCCTATTGTGAGCATGGTTCAAAGGTCCATATTGCAGTTCTTAACCCGACTATGATACCGTGTTAAATATGTTTGAATCTCAATCCCAAAAACTAGCTCAAAGAGTGAGGTTGCCTTCACATATTTATACATTCAATAACTCGGAAACCTAAATAATGTGAGACttcaaacaaactccaacaacacaaATATATATTCAACAATTAGCACAAGTCATGTATGTTATATATCATTCTTAAGTTGATTATGAAATCTTCATATACATGCCTTCGAAGAACCATTATAATTGTTTGATTCCTTTAACTGGTTTTATAGTAAAAACATATATCAAAGCAATGGTAAAgtgtatataataatttttttttaattttaaatcaacACAATGTCGAGCGAGTTGACAATAAGATTCTCTCCTGAAAACTGATTCAATTTATTAAGTCGTTTATTTGAGAGGTACTCCGAtaatgataaagatattgatttCCCGTAAAATTGCAATAATAATTGGATGAGATGACATACATCTCTTTCAAGTTAACCAAATATCTTAGATTCATATTTGGCTTTGAGAATGTGGTTAAATATATATTGAGAGAGCTTCGGTGTCTATTGGGATCCTCCCATATATTTTGAAGAAAATCTTCCTCACCTATTATCGTCTTCCCTAAATCAAAAGGTTAGTCTCCACAATTGCATGTAGATGATACTCGATTcatataaaaattgaaattataatGTACTACATTCATTCTTAAATATAAGATACCCATAAATATAAATTGTTCGTATATAATTCAGtcaataacaataatatttatttatatctaTGTATTAATGTAAATAAGTTGTTGATATTAACAAATTAATGacttttagaaaaaatatttttttactaataTATAAATCCATTATTACGTTACATTATTCTAATGAAAATATTAACTAATCGTCTtcaataaagaataaaattataactcatcgttagttggtttagtggtgattgacgctggacttggtagggagagtCACGGTTCCccacaactgcgatcgggagggggttTGACTCACTTGATGCCAGAGGTGATCCCCCGAACCGAACTATACCAGTtgtgataaaccaaaaaaaaaagaaagaataaaattataaaaataatatcaattattcataaATTTAATACCATAATCAACCTTCCcaatttttgtaattttcttaaaaatatcttatatttaagaacaaaataaaatataattttgtatcAATATTTCCTAAAAATTAGGgattatgaataaaaaataaatccaataataatactagattatgaataaaaaataaatccaataataatactAGATTATGAATCAAAAaataaatccaataataatacCTAGATATGATAAATAATTCATTCTCATAGGCAAATTTTTCTTTTCCTCACACTATCTCATTACCATATTCCTAATACCAATCCACTACCCACCTATCCAAAAGCTTAACTCAACCATAGTCAAAAACTAATCATGGTTAATGAATCCTCAAATAATGTAATAAATACCACAATAAAAGGTGATTTTTCTCATTCATCAATCTCTTCTAAAAATCATATATTCCCATCTCAAATTTATTTTCCTCAAATTCTCTTCTCCTTCTCTATTTCTTAgagagaaaataatttttttggggCTAGGgttataaataaatacaaaacaaaGGAAGTTTGAAGAAAATTAGATTCCAAATCAAAGGTCACCATAAATTTTACCTAGGGACTATTCTATTCTCTCCCATCTCTTTTATTCACACAACAGGTATGTATTATGTCTCTTTCTCTCCCCCAATTTTTTCTCTCCATCTCCAATGAAAATTTCATTATATTTCTTTTTACTCCTTCAAAATTTTAGATCTATTTGGGtaagaattttaattttattttcttaataattcTTGTACTATCAGATTCCCATGGGTCTTCTTAGATCAAAACCTATTTCCCGAAAAATCTATTTTCTCAAAACCCCTCAGATTTTTGAAGAATAGCATCTGCATCTGTTCAAAACTTGAACTTTCGCCCctctatttttctctatttaCACTCGAAAACACCGATTATCGccgatttaataatttttttcatgaaTCGAAACAATGCGCGGGATTCCGAAAATTTTCTCTCGCTCTCCCTCTCCCTCTTCTATATCTATACAAATTTAGatatagagagagaaagagatacaTAGAGAGAGAGAGTTTCTCTCTCTAAAATCTACAACTCTTGATTCTCATCTGGTACCTTTTCACATTCATCACTGAATCTGCTTGCATAAtcggttttgattttgaaatttttgtttattttttttgaatGTGGTTAGGTTAGGGTTATGGTTAGGGTTTGTAATGGAACCTTTTTAGtatgattttgtttttgattatgtTTTGGATTTACATGACAGGCTTGTTGTGGAGCTAGCTAAGAGTTTTGATGGAGCTGATGCTGTTGTTTTTGTAGATTTTATCTGGTGAAAGTTTAGTGTAATTTTTTGATAAGTTTGTTGGTGTTTATTTAGAAAGAGATCTAGAAAATGTTAGGAAGTGAGCAACCTTTGGATTTGTATAAACTGTTCATGGTGGTGAAGGATAAAGGTGGTTATGATGTTGTTTGTAAAAACAGGCTGTGGGATTTGGTTGGGGAAGAGTATGGGTTGGGTGTGAATGTTGGTTCGTCTGTTGAACTTGTTTACAGTAAGTATTTGAGTACTTTAGAGACGCCGTTGAAGAATGTAGTTGATGGTGAGTTTCCTAAGTGTGATTTAGTGGATGATAGAGTTAAGTTTGGCGAGCGGTTGATGGAGTTGCAGGCTGAGTTTTTGTTGGAGGATTATGGCGAGGAAGATGATGAACTCAAGGGTGTTTATGAATGTAGGAGGAAGTTTTGCGGTACTAATAGGGTGAAGGGCGTGAACCCTGAGTTGAATGCGGCTGAACTTGAAAGGGTTTATGACTACATAGATGGGAGGAAGTTATGTGATGCTAATGGAGTGAAGGATGCCAATCTTGAGTCTAATGCGGTTAAGAAAGTTAAGAGCGGAGGAGTTGTTGATGTGTGTATGCAGGAAAGTAGGACAGATGCTGTTGAAACAATGGAAGAGTTTGACGAGGGTAGAATAAAAGTAGTGGATGTATCCGAAACAGTAAACGATATGCCTGGGTTGTCAGATGGAAGCAAGAGgtgtgataatgatgatgatgctgaTTTCTTAATATTGGATACGTCTAGTGTTAATAGAGAGAGCTTTGGTCGGAAAAGGAAGAGAGAGTCAATGTCAGAAATTCTAAGTTGGGTTACTAGCACTGCAAAGAATATTTGTGATCCTGTTGTAGGTTCAATGCCTGAAAAGTCAAAGTGGAAGTCTTACAGTAATGAAGAGACCTGGAAGAAGGTTTTGTTGTTTCGAGAAGCTGCCTTTTTGAAAAAGGATTTTGGATCAAACTGTGAAAAACTCACTTGGCTGGTAAGTTGAAAACAACTAAATGCTCTCTATTTTTCATGTGTATGACCGGTGATATTTGAAATATAATGTAGGGCTGTGTGTCATTTTTTTGCCTAGACCATGCATCATAGAAAATATTGCCAATAGTTTATGATGTAAGAGGTCCTTTTGTCATTTGCATTATAATTATTGTATTAATGGATGGTGTTTCTATATGAATTAGATTTATGGATAACTATTTGTTACTTGACTATGTTCGAACATGTTGTTTTCTGTGTTTTAAATGGGCCTGCCTATCTTTGTTGTATCAAAATATTTATATGGCTAATCTtctgttgttttttaaaataaatatccgTGTTGAAAGAATATTTTTGGTTGTTAGAGGGCtattttatcttttctttatttattttggtaTACTTTCACAACTAAATCCTGCAATGTAATTATTTCACACGTGATTCAATTTTATTTAGTTCTTGTTCTAGCCACATTTATTTTTgaagattattattatatttgataTATAATATAACTTTAACCTGTGACTCTAGTTTTTCATCAaaagcaatgttttaaaaactagACCAAACCGTGTAGTTCAATCAGGTTAACCGGGAACCAGCTTGTTTTACGGTTGTACGGAAGTTTGGTTGACTCTGATTGAACTAGAGTTGAATTGGGTTGATTTGTAATTTGGTCGAATCAGATTGAACTAGGGTTGATGAACTGGGTTGAATTGTAATTGTAATTGTAATTGATTCAACCGGGTTTTTCTTTTTTTGTGCTACATGTTAAGCACATTAAATTAAACTATTGTGAAGatttattatttgaatttttatcttTGTTTCAATCAACACTAAATTAGAATCGTCATTAATATCCTATTTATAATGAGAATTCATTAAAATCTTGTTACACAGTTCCTATGTTCTCAATTGCACGCTATAGCGAGATAGTGTAGCAGTTGGAGAGTTCGGTGCGGTGCACTTGGTCTGTGAGCCGCTGTCAATAATAGCGGTTGTAGATTTTTGACCCCAAACCTCTATTGCAGCTGCTACTGCATTTGTTATTAGAATTTTGGGGATAAAttcctttaattttttttcaactgTTGTCTTTTTTTAAATGGTATAAATTTCAATTGAAATCTTTTGATAATTAAAGTTATATTCTTGCTCACAAATAATTGTTCTGCTCTTCTTCCTACTTTTAGTTCAGGTctgttttattcttcttctctacTTAAATTTATCACTCTATATTTTAGGTTCTTTAACTATTAAGTATGTTGATCTCTTTACTTTTGTGCATTAGTTTATCTGTAAGTATTTATGTTACTATGCACTGGTTTTTAGTCTTTGCAATAGCGGTTATCCCACTATCCACtatcctcaccttacaagccaGTTTTGTatggatgagttaggcccaacccacACATTCTAAAAAGTTTGAATTTATTGCTATTTTAATATTAGATTCCATAGATTGATTTAGAGTCGTGTACAACATCTATTAAATTATTGTCTATTTTGTTATTCTAGTTTTGTTGAAAACAAAGCTCTACAAACAAACTAGAAAAAATGATGGAAGTTTGGTCAAACCTCAATTTTATACTCCCTCCCTTCCACATTGATTTTTACTTTCAATTTTGAATGTAACATCAATTACTTTATTTCAATTGCATCATTTCCACTTTGTGTTTGTGATAATGGTGAATTCACCAATACTTGATAAGGTAAGTGTTTGTAAAATTATCATTCACTTTCTTTTGTTTTTAGCCTATTCTTAGTTTGTGTCAAATGAACAAATGCATAACTCATTGTGGGACGAAGAGAGTAATAAATTATGTACTTTTTCAACTTTAGGGTATGCATACTCGCTTGGAAAATAATTAGAGACTCTGTAGTATATTAAGTTATAGCTTGTACAAGATTCTCTAAATTTATGTTCTTGTCATGTTGAAGACATGCATAATATAAACCGATTTATAGACCTCTTTTGGGATGTTATCATTAAGTAATAGAGGTTCACTTGTTATATTCATTATTTTATGTGTATCTAGTCTCTAGT includes these proteins:
- the LOC131627841 gene encoding AT-rich interactive domain-containing protein 1-like, encoding MLGSEQPLDLYKLFMVVKDKGGYDVVCKNRLWDLVGEEYGLGVNVGSSVELVYSKYLSTLETPLKNVVDGEFPKCDLVDDRVKFGERLMELQAEFLLEDYGEEDDELKGVYECRRKFCGTNRVKGVNPELNAAELERVYDYIDGRKLCDANGVKDANLESNAVKKVKSGGVVDVCMQESRTDAVETMEEFDEGRIKVVDVSETVNDMPGLSDGSKRCDNDDDADFLILDTSSVNRESFGRKRKRESMSEILSWVTSTAKNICDPVVGSMPEKSKWKSYSNEETWKKVLLFREAAFLKKDFGSNCEKLTWLAQKMHPCMYDDSLGANYNLRQRIKSDNGVLVGKSASIFSRLRRTSSDTESSTKKKLRASCSSESILDTPPTVNIPLGPSHQAEVPEWTGTTHESDSKWLGTQVWPLKTVKSRLLDRESVGNGRRNSCKCRVQGSVECVRFHIAEKRAKLKLELGAAFYQWSLDKIGEEVRRWWTPQEEKKFKDVVKSNPASLDRRFWDDIFKAFPKKSRESLVNYYFNVFLLQRRAYQNRHTPDNIDSDDDESEFTPLKGVFGHQTSKSPSFTLLSPKKPQTKPQSKGR